The following proteins are co-located in the Malus sylvestris chromosome 13, drMalSylv7.2, whole genome shotgun sequence genome:
- the LOC126596587 gene encoding thioredoxin-like protein YLS8 isoform X1: protein MSYLLPHLHSGWAVDQAILAEEERLVLIRFGHDWDETCMQMDEVLASVAETLKNFAVIYLVDITEVPDFNTMYELYDPSTVMFFFRNKHIMIDLGTGNNNKINWALKDKQEFIDIVETVYRGARKGRGLVIAPKDYSTKYRY from the exons ATGTCGTATCTGCTGCCGCACCTCCACTCAGGATGGGCCGTCGATCAGGCCATCCTCGCCGAGGAGGAGCGTCTCGTTCTCATCCGATTCGGCCACGATTGGGATGAGACCTGTATGCAG ATGGATGAGGTGCTGGCTTCAGTTGCTGAGACATTAAAAAACTTTGCTGTGATTTACCTTGTGGACATCACGGAGGTTCCTGATTTCAACACAATGTATGAGCTGTACGATCCATCGACAGTGATGTTCTTTTTCAGAAACAAGCACATTATGATTGATCTTGGCACGGGGAACAACAACAAGATCAACTGGGCTCTCAAGGACAAGCAAGAGTTCATTGACATTGTTGAGACAGTGTACCGTGGGGCAAGGAAGGGACGCGGTCTGGTCATTGCTCCCAAGGACTACTCCACCAAGTATCGCTACTAA
- the LOC126596587 gene encoding thioredoxin-like protein YLS8 isoform X2, with amino-acid sequence MSYLLPHLHSGWAVDQAILAEEERVVIIRFGHDWDDTCMQMDEVLASVAETLKNFAVIYLVDITEVPDFNTMYELYDPSTVMFFFRNKHIMIDLGTGNNNKINWALKDKQEFIDIVETVYRGARKGRGLVIAPKDYSTKYRY; translated from the exons ATGTCGTACTTGCTACCGCACCTGCATTCAGGGTGGGCCGTCGACCAGGCCATTCTTGCCGAGGAAGAGCGCGTCGTCATCATCCGATTCGGCCATGACTGGGACGACACTTGCATGCAG ATGGATGAGGTGCTGGCTTCAGTTGCTGAGACATTAAAAAACTTTGCTGTGATTTACCTTGTGGACATCACGGAGGTTCCTGATTTCAACACAATGTATGAGCTGTACGATCCATCGACAGTGATGTTCTTTTTCAGAAACAAGCACATTATGATTGATCTTGGCACGGGGAACAACAACAAGATCAACTGGGCTCTCAAGGACAAGCAAGAGTTCATTGACATTGTTGAGACAGTGTACCGTGGGGCAAGGAAGGGACGCGGTCTGGTCATTGCTCCCAAGGACTACTCCACCAAGTATCGCTACTAA
- the LOC126597731 gene encoding porphobilinogen deaminase, chloroplastic isoform X1 yields MDAFCSSSSCSSSLLTKQALPSCSSINFAAGVGTVSVLHLSMPSLKPRAFPNSIRKHSLIGLPRASVAVEQQTQKSKLALIKIGTRGSPLALAQAYETREKLMASHTELAEEGAIQIVIIKTTGDKILSQPLADIGGKGLFTKEIDEALINGDVDIAVHSMKDVPTYLPEKTILPCNLPREDVRDAFISLTASSLADLPAGSTVGTASLRRKSQILHRFPTLNVQENFRGNVQTRLKKLNEKVVEATLLALAGLKRLDMTENVTSILSLDEMLPAVAQGAIGIACRTNDDKMANYIASLNHEETRLAVACERSFLLTLDGSCRTPIAGYASKDEDGNCIFKGLVASPDGTRVLETSRKGPYAFQDMIDMGKDAGQELLSRAGPGFFGI; encoded by the exons ATGGATgctttttgttcttcttcttcctgctCCTCGTCTCTTTTGACCAAGCAGGCGCTTCCTTCATGCTCTTCAATCAACTTCGCAGCAGGAGTTGGCACCGTCTCAGTCCTCCACTTGTCCATGCCCTCCCTCAAGCCTCGAGCTTTTCCCAACTCTATCAGAAAACACAGTCTAATTGGGCTCCCAAGGGCCTCCGTCGCTGTTGAGCAACAGACCCAGAAGTCCAAACTCGCCCTAATCAAAATTGGCACCCGAGGAAG CCCATTAGCACTTGCTCAGGCTTACGAGACAAGAGAGAAACTCATGGCATCGCACACCGAGCTAGCTGAAGAGGGCGCAATTCAGATTGTTATCATAAAAACTACAGGTGATAAAATACTGAGCCAGCCCCTTGCAGACATTGGCGGGAAGGGTTTGTTCACCAAGGAAATAGATGAGGCACTCATCAATGGCGATGTTGACATTGCTGTCCACTCAATGAAAGACGTGCCTACCTACTTACCCGAGAAGACAATTCTTCCTTGCAACCTTCCGCGAGAGGATGTCCGAGATGCATTTATATCTTTAACTGCATCTTCTCTTGCAGATTTGCCAGCTGGAAGCACTGTTGGTACTGCTTCACTTAGAAGAAAGTCACAGATACTCCATAGATTTCCAACACTCAAT GTGCAGGAGAATTTTAGGGGTAACGTCCAGACACGGCTGAAAAAGCTTAATGAAAAGGTGGTCGAAGCAACCTTATTAGCATTAGCTGGACTCAAACGCTTAGATATGACAGAAAATGTGACTTCAATTCTTTCACTAGATGAAATGCTTCCAGCAGTTGCCCAAGGGGCAATTGGAATAGCCTGCCGAACCAATGACGATAAAATG GCTAATTACATAGCGTCCTTGAATCATGAGGAAACAAGACTAGCAGTTGCATGCGAGAGGTCGTTCCTTCTGACCCTGGATGGGTCTTGTCGAACTCCTATTGCTGGATATGCTAGCAAAGATGAGGATGGTAATTGCATATTCAAAGGGTTGGTGGCTTCCCCTGATGGAACCCGTG TACTTGAAACTTCTAGGAAAGGCCCATATGCTTTTCAAGATATGATCGACATGGGTAAGGATGCTGGCCAGGAACTTCTTTCACGTGCAGGTCCAGGTTTTTTTGGTATTTAA
- the LOC126597731 gene encoding porphobilinogen deaminase, chloroplastic isoform X2, translated as MASHTELAEEGAIQIVIIKTTGDKILSQPLADIGGKGLFTKEIDEALINGDVDIAVHSMKDVPTYLPEKTILPCNLPREDVRDAFISLTASSLADLPAGSTVGTASLRRKSQILHRFPTLNVQENFRGNVQTRLKKLNEKVVEATLLALAGLKRLDMTENVTSILSLDEMLPAVAQGAIGIACRTNDDKMANYIASLNHEETRLAVACERSFLLTLDGSCRTPIAGYASKDEDGNCIFKGLVASPDGTRVLETSRKGPYAFQDMIDMGKDAGQELLSRAGPGFFGI; from the exons ATGGCATCGCACACCGAGCTAGCTGAAGAGGGCGCAATTCAGATTGTTATCATAAAAACTACAGGTGATAAAATACTGAGCCAGCCCCTTGCAGACATTGGCGGGAAGGGTTTGTTCACCAAGGAAATAGATGAGGCACTCATCAATGGCGATGTTGACATTGCTGTCCACTCAATGAAAGACGTGCCTACCTACTTACCCGAGAAGACAATTCTTCCTTGCAACCTTCCGCGAGAGGATGTCCGAGATGCATTTATATCTTTAACTGCATCTTCTCTTGCAGATTTGCCAGCTGGAAGCACTGTTGGTACTGCTTCACTTAGAAGAAAGTCACAGATACTCCATAGATTTCCAACACTCAAT GTGCAGGAGAATTTTAGGGGTAACGTCCAGACACGGCTGAAAAAGCTTAATGAAAAGGTGGTCGAAGCAACCTTATTAGCATTAGCTGGACTCAAACGCTTAGATATGACAGAAAATGTGACTTCAATTCTTTCACTAGATGAAATGCTTCCAGCAGTTGCCCAAGGGGCAATTGGAATAGCCTGCCGAACCAATGACGATAAAATG GCTAATTACATAGCGTCCTTGAATCATGAGGAAACAAGACTAGCAGTTGCATGCGAGAGGTCGTTCCTTCTGACCCTGGATGGGTCTTGTCGAACTCCTATTGCTGGATATGCTAGCAAAGATGAGGATGGTAATTGCATATTCAAAGGGTTGGTGGCTTCCCCTGATGGAACCCGTG TACTTGAAACTTCTAGGAAAGGCCCATATGCTTTTCAAGATATGATCGACATGGGTAAGGATGCTGGCCAGGAACTTCTTTCACGTGCAGGTCCAGGTTTTTTTGGTATTTAA
- the LOC126595711 gene encoding serine carboxypeptidase-like 34 gives MAFSSSFPLNIILLYLLAFSICCATRTLGARLHQHHDHMRQQKADQVTGLPGQPPVSFKHYAGYVTVNQTHGRALFYWFFEAINNPQDKPLLLWLNGGPGCSSIGYGAMEELGPFFPQNDTKPKLKFNPYTWNNAANLLFLESPVGVGFSYTNTSQDIRELGDTITAEDSYNFIINWFQRFPQYKSHDFYISGESYAGHYVPQLSELVFDRSKENRINFKGFMIGNAAIDDETDQKGLIDYAWDHAVISDRLYHDIQKECDFSKQNISKQCNKLLDEYFDVYYIIDMYSLYTPRCLSNGSSSTSRQSRTIQGAPTLFSRADVRQKRPAGYDPCTSDYSYVYLNRPDVQKALHANVTKISYPWSHCNDNITFWKDAPPSILPVIGKLVAGGLRVWIYSGDTDGRVPVTSTRYALKKLGLKINEDWTPWYNNQQVGGWRVVYDGLMFVTIRGAGHEVPVFAPRQSLLLVEHFLANQKLPSKPF, from the exons ATGGCTTTTTCTTCTTCGTTTCCTTTGaatattattcttctttatttgctTGCTTTTAGCATATGTTGTGCTACTCGAACCCTAGGCGCTAGACTGCATCAGCATCATGATCATATGAGACAGCAAAAGGCAGACCAGGTGACTGGACTCCCCGGCCAGCCTCCGGTGAGCTTCAAGCATTACGCCGGATATGTTACCGTCAACCAGACTCACGGAAGAGCACTCTTCTATTGGTTctttgaagccatcaacaaccCTCAAGATAAACCCCTCCTCCTTTGGCTTAATGGAG GGCCTGGATGTTCATCAATTGGATACGGAGCAATGGAGGAGTTAGGCCCTTTCTTCCCTCAAAATGACACCAAACccaagctcaagttcaacccTTACACCTGGAACAATG CCGCCAATCTGTTGTTTTTGGAGTCTCCTGTTGGAGTCGGATTTTCTTACACCAATACTAGTCAAGATATTAGGGAGCTTGGCGATACAATTACCG CTGAGGATTCCTACAATTTTATCATCAACTGGTTTCAACGGTTTCCACAGTACAAGTCCCATGACTTCTACATTTCTGGAGAGAGCTACGCAG GGCATTATGTTCCACAGCTTTCTGAGCTGGTTTTTGACAGATCCAAGGAGAATCGTATCAACTTCAAGGGATTCATG ATTGGTAACGCAGCAATAGATGATGAAACAGATCAGAAGGGATTGATTGATTATGCGTGGGATCATGCTGTGATCTCTGATCGCTTGTACCATGATATTCAGAAGGAATGCGACTTCAGCAAACAAAACATATCAAAACAGTGTAACAAGCTGCTAGATGAGTACTTTGATGTGTACTATATCATAGACATGTACAGCTTGTACACCCCTAGGTGCCTCAGTAACGGTAGCAGCAGCACCAGCAGACAATCCCGTACGATTCAAGGTGCTCCCACTCTGTTTTCCAGAGCC GACGTACGGCAAAAGAGACCTGCAGGATATGACCCTTGTACATCAGATTACAGTTATGTGTATTTGAACAGGCCTGACGTTCAAAAGGCACTTCATGCCAATGTCACCAAAATCTCCTATCCATGGTCTCACTGCAA CGATAACATCACGTTCTGGAAGGATGCACCACCATCAATTCTTCCTGTAATTGGAAAGCTTGTGGCTGGGGGTCTCCGGGTTTGGATTTATAG CGGGGATACTGATGGGAGAGTTCCGGTAACATCAACTAGATACGCATTGAAAAAGCTCGGGTTGAAGATTAATGAAGATTGGACTCCTTGGTACAACAACCAGCAG GTTGGCGGGTGGAGAGTTGTGTACGACGGGCTTATGTTTGTGACAATTAGAGGAGCAGGCCATGAAGTTCCGGTTTTTGCACCAAGGCAGTCGCTCCTCCTGGTTGAACACTTCTTGGCTAATCAGAAACTCCCTTCGAAACCTTTCTAg